In the genome of Denticeps clupeoides unplaced genomic scaffold, fDenClu1.1, whole genome shotgun sequence, the window GAAGGATGGCGTCCTACCTGCTGGACATGTGGAACGGGAGTAGCTCTACCTGGTGTTCAGTCTGCATGGGCTCCAGGTGGCTGTTGCTCTGGCACACCTTCTTCACGTAGGCCTCCTTCAGCGCCAGCACCTTGTTCAGCTCGATGAGCTCCTTCGACATCTGTGCCTGCCGTAAGGCATGCTGGGTAGTGTAGGCTTCAGGAGAGTCCTTTGGAGAACTCACGTTGGACGTCTGCATGTACAAATAAGCCCTGATTACTACTGCTGATATTGCTTCTCAAGGTAGAGATTAGGAGTGGAGCTTTTCAGATCTCCAACCTCACCGGGGAAACGCCTCCGTCAGGCTCCTCCACCTCCGGCTCCTCGATGGAGGCAGCAATCCCAGCACTTTCGTCCTGAACAGAGGGAGGAGACCCAGCGGTGGGAACAGGTGAAACGCGCTGCAAGTCTCGTTTTATTATGAATGTTCCACCTTCATCATTCGTTTTCAGTCGGGTTGGCGGTGAAACCGGAATCGCCAGGCAGGCGCGTGCTGGCCTACTACACACAGCCGGCAGAGACATCCAAACTCATTCAAAACCAGTGAACACACCACCATCCGGTACCTGTAGCTGAGTGATGAGCTGCTGAAGGCTGCGGATCACCTCCACGTTCTCCTTCAGCTCCTGGTCCTCAAGAGTTTCAACAAGCTGCTGGAGGTCCACTTTACAgctagatacacacacacacacacacacacacacacacacacacacacacacacacacacacacttcgctAAAGCATATTGGTGTAAGGAGCGTACAGGTCAGCACTTGGCAACTAGTGCGGTGATGCCGATGGTGGTTAGGTTGGGTCACTCACGCAGCATGTTGCTTCAGCTCCTCCAGTCGACTCTGCAACTTCTCATTTGCCTGTTCTGTCTGAAACGtgcaagtacacacacacgcacacacacacacgcacacacacttaatatATCAAAATGGCTCATCACTTCCCTGACAGTGTGTTTCAACTAAGCAGATCTCCTgtcgtgacctctgaccccaacaactgaactgaaaaacTTTATTTACCACGATGACTCTCTCGCACATGAGGGCAGTCTGTCCCACAGCTTCACTCAGCTCCCGGCTCAGCTTGGTGTTCTCAACCTGAAGACTGCGGTTTTGCTCCAGAATCTGTGTCAGGTTCTCTGCTGGCTCCGCGCTAGAAAGCCAAAAACGGGACAAACTTTCAAACCAGGAGCCACACACTGAGCACCAAACACTGGAATAACCTACTTACCCAGAAAGCACCGGGGTCACGCCGCCACGCGCATGCAGCAGCATCACCTGCAAGTCCTGCACCTGTGGACCGACAGAGACGGCATGACTGGCGGAGCACGGACCAACCACGGGGCCAGAAACGGCGGAGCTCCGCCCACCTGCTGCTTGAGCTGCTTCAGCTCCGCAGAGCGGGGGTCGACGTTCAGGATGGGCTTGTTTTTGATCTTGCGGGCGCGGTCTGCATAGCGCAACGTGTTGATGGTCTCCTCGATGTTCGAGTCCGCTGGACTGACACAGGCGATCATCAGCGTGTGGCTGTTCCCACCCAAGGAGTCTGTGGCACAAAGTTGCAGGAATAAGAACGATAAGCCGCTGTTCTGTACAGAGCCATTTAAACCAGTCTCCACAAAACAGAAAGCAACACTGCATATAttaatattagaaaaaaaagttaattttatTCATGCCAAGAAAGTTGTTgtgggggtgggcggggcttcaccgTGTGCGGATGGGTCGACCGCTTTACCTGCTACATGTTCACGTTCAGCATCCCCTGCTCGGATGCAACGTCCGTTACCAGCTCTTAACAGCACATAGAACCATCCGGAACCAGGTAccaagcattcgggccctcactgccgtCATCCCACGGGCCATCAGACACCAGAACACTGACAGACACCCTACCTCCTACGTTCACAGTacgtaacgttgtttaaatgttccacgtagcaccaggttgtTTCGTAGCTGAAACGACATTTAAGCTCAACTctactgtggctgcctgatatCTTGGCTTCGTGTCGGAGTTCCGTGCCACTCGGTGCGCTTCTATTGGAATTTGGTGAACCGCAACTCATATTAGAATGGAAGCGGGCTAGTGTACACATTCGGACATTCGTGGAATGAGCTGAGCGTGGACTTTTTGTCGCAGAGCAAGGCGCTAACTCACACCTATTCTTGTTCTGTTATGATGCATAATGCGTTATAAGTTGCAAAaatttttgcttctttttactAACATTATTCTATTTTGTTTACCCCTTTAttctattcattttatttctttatctaTTACTTTACATGGACATGTTGTACTGCAacaactatgcatgtgacataaAATCTGCAATAACTTTCTGTTAATCCgatttattgtaatttattgaAACTTATTGTAACTGCTGAAATACTGTCTCTATGACGCACGGCCGATATTATAAGCAAATGATCAAAATCCCCAAAATGAAGAGGGGTTCTAAACCTTTTCATATaactgaattgattattttacagtttaataTGTCCCAGCCTTAGAGGGAAGCAGATGCAGGCCTCAGTAAACAACAGAGCATCtagaggctggtagtagcctagcaggtaacacactcgcctatgaaccagaagacccaggttcaaaccccacttactaccatcatgtccctgagcaggacacttaaccctgagtgtctccagggggggactgtccctgtaactactgactgtaagtcgctctggataaggacatctggtaaatgatgtaaatgtaaatgtaacatgtctacaacagggtgtgtgtgtgtgtgtgtgtattactgaCCCTGCAGCAGACGTGTCAGTTTTGAGTCACGATAGGGAACAAAGGCACCCTTCTTACTCTCGTCCCCCAGCGCACTGATGACATTTCCCAGGGACAACAGGCCACGGTTGATGCTGATTCCTGCATGAAGCACAGTAATGGAGGGAAAGTGAAGACGGCTGCAAACTCCATCTCAACTCCCGACCAACTCACCCTCTTTCAGGCGGTCACCCTCAGCCTTCGTTTTCTTCTGCCTCTCTGAACCAGCCAGATCCACCAAGTGCAATTTAGAGACGACAGCCTCACctctacacaaaaaaacacacacaattctttACAGAGCAAATGCAGTGTTGACCAATGAAAGAGGAGAGAAAGCAACTGACTTGTCTCCTTGGCTACGCTGCTCCAGCGTGATGGTGAAAATGGCGTGGGAGCGCGATGACGCAGCGTTCATGGCCGTGGAGCCTACAGTACGGGCGGAGTTTCCCTGCTCCAGGCAGCAGACCATCTCCTGGGAGCTGAAAACCTGCCGCTCAGTCAGGCCAAAGATCTGCATGaccaaagaaagagagaaaaacctCCTGAAACTGCACGCTCTCACCATCCGCCACTCAACCAAGGCCACGCCTACCCACCTTAATGCCTTCTTTAGGGTCTTCACGAATGCTGATGGCAGGTTTTTCTTTAGCGGCACTGAGAAGGTCCAGGATGTCCTCGTTGTAGATCTAACAGGACAATCAATTGCCCCAGAACTTAACACTACTTTTAAATTCTACCAGTCTTAATGACAAGCAGCAGCAATCCCTTGCAAAATTTAATGCAAACTGTGACCGATGGAAAATGCACCTCCAGGTAggagacagacagcagaaagTTGGTCTCCATCTGCTGGAAGATCTGCTGGATGACCCGTGGAATGACGCCCACCGTGGGCTCACTCTCCTGAGCAGAGGTGTAGGTGCCACCCATGGAGAAGGTCTTTCCAGAGCCGGTCTGCCCGTATGCCAGAACGGTGGCGTTGTAACCTACAGGTGATCAAAGCGCGTTCACAATACACTTCTCCATGTAGATCCTCAAGTACCGATGAAAACCTGCATGTGTTCTTCAGGTGCTGGCCATGTGATCACTTTTTTAAAGTGCATACTATTTCTGAcaaatatcccacaatgcaatgcattCAACAAACAGGCAGACAGTGTGGTCGGAGTCGTTGGAAATTGTGCACATTATAATATTAATGCTGGTAAAGATACTTGTTCATGTTCAGCTTTTGAAGTAATCATGCATAAACTGATTAAAGGGTAAATGAGCAGACATACATACAGAAAAGATTCTATTTTGTAGCTTATATAAACGTGGCGCATATCAAATTCCAGCGTATTCTTCTAATATTCTAAATCCTGACACCTACTGAACAGGTCACGTGAAGATGCAGGAATGTGGTGTTAACGCAGCATGCTGGTAGTGTGAGTGCTGCAGAATTTCCATTCTTTTGGTATTTCCAGCGTGACCCGGCACACACGTTCACGGACACGCACCTCGGAACAGGCCGCCCAGCAGGGGCGCCACGGCCGCCTGGAACACCTCCTCCTGCTCCGCGGTCGGGTCGAAGACGTAGTCGTAGGTGAAGGCCTTGTTGTTACCAACCACCACCTGCCAAGAAAGCAGCAGAGGCCGCGTCAGCTCCACCAAACGCACAGCAAAGAAAGCGGCGCCGCGACCGAGCTGACCTGCGGCTCCCCAGGAACAAACGTCAGGCACGACTGGCAGCCCTCGCCGACTTCCTTCGGGACGAGAGGGCGACACCTCAGGGCGACCCTGACCGGTATGAccttcacctcctccatctGCAACAAGCCAACACACGGTTCAGAACTGGAACCCTCACTTTTCTATACAGGATATTATTCAGTAATAAAGGCCTCTGctggtgcacaaacacacacacgtttccacgcatggttggcctagtggggaacacactccactttacatttaccagacagtcaggagttacagggacagtccccccctggagacagtcagggttaagtgtcctgctcagggacacgatggtagtaagtggggtttgaacctgagtcttctggttcataggcgagtgttacccgctaggctactaccacccttactcCATGAAGTAGAAGAGCACAGAGTCACATttcaacacagacacaaaaacccACGACGCCTGCGACCTTCCGTAATCTTCGTACCGGGGTGAAGAACTCGTGAAGCCGTCCGGTGAGAAGAACCCGAGTCGCCGCCGCCGTGTGCTCCACAACAACGGATACGTAACGTTCCTCAGGCCGCTGCCGCCGCTACTTTCAAACTTCAGGCCACGCCTTTTGCGTAAAGACGTCATGGCGTCATCGCGCTTCATGTCGGCGACCACAGGCCCTAACGCGATTGGCTGCGGCGTAAGTGGGCGGGGCTCAGCTCCTGGGGATTATTCTGCTTTAAATCCTGCGCCGCTACGTCATCGCCGCGCAGGTTCCGACCCGGTTCGGGCGACATGGACGACGTCCGGCGGCTGAACCCAGTGTGATGGGAGCCTATGGCAGCAAAGCTGAAAAGGTGAGTCCGTAATTACTGCGGATCTACTCGATCCAtcaccagaagcagcagcggtCACGTGGTCCTCTCTGCCCGTCCAGCCGCGGCTCCGCGGCGCCTCCGGGTGGCGCCGCCGCCTCCTCTCCGGATCGCGGCGGATGATCGAGGATGGAGACGCGCCCGGAGCGGAGAAGCTGCGGGTGGAGTGGAACCTGCCGGCCTTCATCTGCATGTTCCTGCCCGAGTTCCCCCACAGGAACGTCCCGGGACACCAGCAGCTGCAGGTGCGGCGTCTcaagaaagtgattgtttttttctagaaagtgacgtgatcgtcattgtgatactctgcagcacagcacacggtgacacaacgaaacgtgtcctctgtatttaaccatcacccttggtgacagtgggcaccatgacaggcgcccgggaagcagcgtgtgaagtgaagtgattgtcacatgtgatgcacagcagcacagcacacggtgcacacagtgaaatttgtctcctgcatttaaccatcaccctgagtgagcagtgggcaccatgacaggcgcccggggagcagtgtgtggggacggtgctttgctcagtggcacctcagtggcaccttggcggttcaggaggcaacctttactttactttactttcctttcctttcctttactttactttactttactttactttactttatttggcagacgcttttatccaaagcgacttacaagaggacaccagcagttctcattcggtttctatagattttgagtttataaaactaagagccctgataaggcccaacttgtcaggaacagaacattctaggaaattgttaagtgctggatgaattaatgtatttattttgtgtgtgtgtgttagtgttagacttgtctgaaatactttttaaaccttctgatcacagggccgcttctttaaccgctaggccaccactgtcccctttTTTCTGACCGCCGTGTGTCCTCTTCCTCCAGGTTCTGGGCTTCATCGCCAAGGGCTCGTTTGGTCCCATACTGAAGGTGAAGGACAAGGCCAGGGAGAGAACCTACGCTGTGAAGGTAAAGGCCAGGTGGTGCAGGTGCTCCCAGTGAAGCtctgtgcagcagtgtgtgtgtgtgtgtgtgtgtttgattgccGTTTCCAGGTCATTCCCAAGTCGGAGATCCTGCGACTCGGCGTGCTGGAGCAGTCTAAAGAAGAGGTGATCGTCCAGGTGGGTCCTTCACCCACATATTCACACGGACGCTGCTTTTAGATGTTACTGGAGGTGCCGGCTTCTAGTGCTGAAGGGCCACGTCCACAACAGCAATCATCACATGAGTCTTAGCAGAAAGGGGGTTCGTGTCACCGGTGTGGCGTGACGGTGGCACCTGGCCGCCAGGTGACGATGTGTGTCTCCCCGACTCTTGCGTTCCAGCGGCAGGTCCGTCACCCGTTCGTTCACAACCTGCAGGACTGCTGGCAGACGCAGCGCCATCTGTACATTAGTGAGTCTCTCGGACTAGATCCCCCCGACTCCCCCCTGCCCACCCCACCCTCTCCCGGCCCATGGCGGCAGGCTGGATGGTGTTGGAACCGGGCGAAGCTCGTACAGCACCAGCACGGGCCCGAATAAGCCATGAAAGTCCGTACATTCTGTGCTTTTCTGAAGCCTGTAACCCATCGAGCTCCTGAAGGCATGTGTCCTCCTCACTGACCCTCCTGCTCCTCGGGCCACACCCGTTGGTGTATGTGGTTTGGTAGAACGTGTGTGTTGCAGGAGTTCCTGCTGGGTGTGTGTTGCTAGTTGTCCACGTGTCCCCCTCTTGCAGTGTGTGACTACTGCAGCACCGGAGACCTGTACACGTACTGGATGATGAGTGGCCGCTTCGGGGAGGATGTGGTGAAGGTGTTTGGAGCAGAATTGGGCTCGGCTCTGGGTGAGTCCCTCTGAAGTCCAGCTCTGtttgataagataagatgatcttttattagtcacggcaggaagtggaccgataagagcagcaacaaaaaaaaatagcacagaCACGATGTCCACTATAATATAAGATtgtgtgtagtagcctagcgtgtaacacacttgcctatggacccacttactaccatcgtgtccctgagcaagacacttaaccctgagtgtctccagggggggactgtccccgtaactactgactgtaagtcgctctgtataaggacgtctggtaaatgctggaaatgtaaacagTCCTAGAATAGAAGAAAAATccgtgaatgtgagttgtaaaaataaaagatatatttgGGAGGTTTTacatgtacagagtgggtaaaTTTACACATAAGATGGAGATGGTggactgatgtgtgtgtttgtgtggtcagctgttgtagagtctgacagcggtttgCAGGACCTTCTCAATCTCTcatcccacatcgtgggtgcagcagcctgccactgaaggctCAGTCTTGTCAGGGtgtcctgcatggggtgggagatgttgtccagcagggatggtagcttagccaccattctcctgtcactcaccacctctaCTGGGTCCAGaaggcatcctagaacagagctggtcctctggatcagcctgttcagtctcttcctgtccccggcagagatgctacctccccagcagaccacaccagaaaagatggctgaggccaccacagactcataaaaggtcttcaagagcaTGACTGTGCAACATGTGAatgaattaatgttttttgtctGCAGGGTTTCTGCATGATTTTGGAATCATTCATCGAGATGTGAAGGTgagaaagtgaggtgattgtcattgtgagacactgcagcacagcacacggtgaaacgtgtcctctgtatcacccttggtgacagtgggcaccatgacaggcgcccagggagcagcgtgtggggacggtgcccactgctcaccaagggtgatggttaaatacagaggacaacgtttcaccatgtgctgtgctgatcaCTAATCATAATGAGGTTTAGATCAAGCCTGAAACATGACCGCATTATTTCTCTATAATCCAGCCTCCCACTCGCAAATCTCACCTTTTCTCACACCCATCAATAACTTAATCAAGAAgtataaagaatatttttattacGTCAGGACGTCTGTGTAACTAATGCTGCCGGATTAGTTTTGATGATTATGCCTTTGATTTCTTTCCAGATGGAGAATGTCCTCTTAACAGATGAAGGTAAAAGCTGTGTCAGGGACaaccacaagggggcagtgtgtgtaataaagtgaCGGAACATTCCGGAACAGCCGCACCCCTCCGCCCACCAGGAAGAGTTTGTGCCGCTACGCTgcttcaaaatgaaatattttatatgctCATTTAGTTCTTACAGCAATGCTCCCGGCAACTCATGTAAAATATGCATCATGACTATTAcagtactaataataatatgtatatgTAGGAATCTAGTTAATTACAGTACCATGTGTCCTCAGGCCACCTGCGCCTGGCCGATTTCGGGCTGTCGCGGCGGTTGGAGCGCGGGGGCCGAGCGTTCACCATCTGTGGAACCATCCAGTACATGGGTGAGCAGGGCGTGGCCACCGCGATGCGTCGTGGGTATGAGAAGAACGCTGTTCTGATGGCGGTGTCTGTGTGCAGCCCCGGAGGTGCTCGGCGGCGGACCCTACAGCCACGCTGCCGACTGGTGGTCCCTGGGCATCCTGCTGTTCGCGCTGGCCACCGGAAAGGTGacgtccccgtcccccgtccccccccggTGAAACGCGTGACCGACCGAGCTGAAGTGCCTGTGTGTGCGTCCTCTCCAGTTCCCCGTGGCCCCGGAGCCGGACCACTGCAGCATGCTGCGGCAGGTGCGCCGCTGCCCGTATGAGATGCCGCCGTCTTTCTCGCCTGCGTTCTCGCTGCTGCTGGCTGAGGTGAGAAGATCGAGCGCACGTACGTACGTACGTCCAGCAGGCTGTCCCCTCATGTGATGTGTGACCCCACAGCTGATGTGCAAGACCCCCACGCGGAGGCTGCGGACGCTGGAGCGCTTCCAGCGCCAGACCTTCTTCCTGGGAACCCCGTTCGACTGTCACCTGCTGCAGAAGACGCCCATGCAGCGGATCTTGGAGCTGAAGCAGCGGCCGGACCGGCCAGAGAGAGCGCGCCGAGGCCTGTCCTCGCTGGCCTTCAGCGGCTTCGACTGCGACCTCCTGCAGGGTTCCCCTTCCGGGACGGACCCCGGCCAGCTTCTCATTCAGAAGCGCCTCCTGCCCCCAGCCCGCGCCCCACCCAACAAAAGGGAGGTGTTCGTATGAAAAATCCTCACTTCAAGTTGCTTATAGATATGTACTTCCTTCATTTTCACGCTGTTTTTACTGTCTGACCAACACGTGACTGCGAAAGTGATGGACAGAAGGACAGGAAACACTCAAGTATTAGAATCCATGGAGTAGTCCCTCCTTAATGAAGTGTTATCTTCTCACTCCCCCTGGAAATGTCCTCCATTAAACCGTGTCTCTACTGCCAGAATAAATGTGTGATATGGCGCCGTGACTCAGGGCGGCCTGAAGGTCGCGACCTTATTTCAGATTAAGGGAGGCTGTCCAGCTGATCCAGGAGCAGCTCCGCCTGACCGATCTCAGATCAGTCGCGGGGACGGAGGCTGTAATGGTGGACGTGCGGAGGGAGGGAACGTCTTCGCGGTGGGTGGGATTTGGCGTGAGTCCCCGCCCCTTGTGCTTCACACGCTCCGCCCTCCCCGGGGAGAAGACTGGGCTGGGAACAGTTGCAGGCCCCGCCCAGTGGGAGGGTTGGATTGCAAAGCCCCGCCCCGTGTGGGTGGTTTTATAAGTCGTCACGTTGCGATGCGGCATTGAAACGCGAGACGTGACGCTCAGCAGCTGAACAGGTCGCCGCCTTCAACTCCTCTTCCGCAGGTAAGACGGGAACCGTGACTGTCCGCGTCTCGGTAACGACGGGtcatattttaaatatcttGTGGAGTTAGTGGGTTTAAGTGTCTGGGGGCGGGGATCCGTGTACCGTTCTCTGGTGGTGATGGTCACGCGGCTCATGTTCGCACTTCCGTTAGTCAGAATCGCCATCACTTCCGCACCGTGTGTTTATTAAAAGCGTGTACTGGTGTACAGTGTGGGCTTTTTATTATCTCTTCTCgtgtttcctctcctgccgTGTGACGTCACGGTGACACGCGCGGTGCCTACGTGCGGCAGCGCGAGTTCCGTTGGGCTGCGGATGGACGATGTGACGCACACGCACGTCCGTCCGTACGCGTCCATCTCGGTACGCACGTACACGTCCATGTCCATGTCCCACAAACGCACGCACGTACGCGTCCATGTCCCCACAAACTCACGCACGTACGCGTCCATGTCCCCACAAACGCACGCACGCACGTACGCGTCCATCTCGGTACGCACCTACGCGTATATCCACGCACGTAGTTCGCACAGGGTGATTTTGAGCCTGTGGTGAACAGATCCTGGTCTGATGCTTCCTGAGAGGAGATTTGGAGCGTGAACGGAACACTAATGCTGAACAGGCGCTTCTCACAGAGGCCTATTGAAGGCCTCCGAACATCCATGATTGGTTACTGAGCTCATGAGTCCCTCCCCCATTAATCACCATGGTGACGGTAGATGTGGTGAAGTGGGAGGGGCTGTTGTCCCTGCTGTTACGTAACCTGATTGAATGTGCAGAATGGAGGATTTTATGCCCGAGTTCCTCTCCATGGTAACCGCTTCAGAACGCTGTCACCGATTTATCACCTGATCCCGTCTCTCCCAGGCTCTACACCCGCTACCAGGATGACGCACCAGTACCCCGCTCTGAGCTCCGAGCAGAAGAAGGAGCTCCAGGAGATCGCCCAGCGCATCGTGGCTCCAGGAAAAGGCATCCTGGCTGCAGACGAGTCCACCGGTCAGTGCTGCTCGCATCTGCTGGGGTTCGGTCCCCCTAGTGGTGTGAATGCAGGACACTTGGCAACAATTaggcattcacatttacagtatttaccagacgcccttatccagactgacttacagtcaggagttacagggacagtccccccctggagacactcagggttaagtgtcttgctcagggacatgatggtagttagtggggtttgaacctgggtcttctggttcataggcgagtgtgttacccactaggctactaccacacccaCATTTATAGTGTATTTATAAGCCCCTCCTCTAATTTTGCTGCAGTAAATGTGCCTTATGTGTCTTTATTAAGAAATGTTACTGTTGATGAGTCGGACATGAATGACCTGGCTGCCTGGTTTAACTATAAATTAAGTCAGATGGGCCTTcattaattgtattaaaaattctccttttgaaagtgaagtgattgtcacatgtgttacacagcagcacagcacacggtgcacacagtgaaatgtgtcctctgcatttatcccatcaccctgagtgagcagtgggcagccatgacaggcgcccggggagcagtgtgtggggacggtgctttgctcagtggccccttggcggatcgggattcgaaccggcaaccttctgattacggggctgcttccttaaccactaggccactgctgccccggACGAGTAAAGTAGCAGAGGATGTTTgtacaattaattaatatgtGGAAAATCTGTCCATCAACAGCGTTAgacagacgctcttatccagagtgacttaattTCCGTAATTTCCCTGTTTCAGTATTTCCtgaaaaggaaggtttttaaaGATCGGATGAGCGttttcacacggcagctcaagaccttcctctttagagaagatttagatgaacttgtgaccttcttcttgtctgacttctgtatagaaactagaacagagtgaataaaaaggttgtattcatagttgggggtcctagtgaaccagaactgaccacttcatccatggtgacatggacgcacgttgtaagtcgctctggatgagggcgtctggtaaataactTAACTCAGCCACTCCTGTCAGTGCTGATGAACCATAGAGCTGTTTCTGCagactgattgtgtgtgtgtgtgtgtgtgtgtgtacaacagGAAGTATGGCAAAGCGGCTGAACCCCATCGGTGTGGAAAACACTGAGGAAAACCGGCGTCTGTACCGCCAGCTCCTCTTCACTGCTGACCAGCGCATTGACAGCTGCATCGGTGGGGTCATCTTCTTCCACGAGACCCTGTACCAGTCCACCGATGACGGCACCAACTTCGCCAAACTCATCAAGGACCGCGGCATTGTTGTGGGCATCAAGGTACGTAGACGTGTAGGCGCGGCCCGCGGCCGGGTTCCCTGTTAAAGCTGCTCTGTGCTTTCAGGTGGATAAAGGTGTGGTTCCACTGGCAGGAACCAACGGTGAGACCACCACCCAGGGTGAGTGGGGCTACGCGGCGCTTCCCGTCTTTTCATGGCCGCCGGTGGCATGAaactgacctgtgtgtgtgtgtgtgtgtgtagggctgGACGGCCTCTCGGAACGCTGTGCCCAGTATAAGAAGGACGGGGCCGACTTTGCGAAGTGGCGCTCTGTGCTGAAGATCTCTGAGACCACGCCCTCTGAGCTTGCCATCATGGAGAACGCCAACGTGTTGGCGCGCTACGCCAGCATCTGCCAGCAGGTGTCGCTGCCTCTGCATCTacacaacattacatttacatttacagcatttaccagacgcccttatccagagcgccttacaaccagtagttacagggacagtccccccctggagacactcagggttaagtgtcctgctcagggacacgatggtagtaagtggggtttgaacctgggtcttctggttcatagacgagtttgttacacgctaggctactaccacccagtagttacagggacagtccccccctggagacactcagggttaagtgtcctgctcagggacgcgatggtagtaagtggggttcgaacctggatcttctggttcgtaggcgagtgtgttacccgctaggctactccCTGGTCTTGTCTATGTGGAGCGTGACACCAgcctgtctctctgtgcagAACGGCATCGTTCCCATCGTGGAGCCCGAGATCCTGCCGGACGGAGAGCACGACCTCCGGCGCTGCCAGTAC includes:
- the LOC114782983 gene encoding ribosomal protein S6 kinase-related protein-like, encoding MGAYGSKAEKPRLRGASGWRRRLLSGSRRMIEDGDAPGAEKLRVEWNLPAFICMFLPEFPHRNVPGHQQLQVLGFIAKGSFGPILKVKDKARERTYAVKVIPKSEILRLGVLEQSKEEVIVQRQVRHPFVHNLQDCWQTQRHLYIMCDYCSTGDLYTYWMMSGRFGEDVVKVFGAELGSALGFLHDFGIIHRDVKMENVLLTDEGHLRLADFGLSRRLERGGRAFTICGTIQYMAPEVLGGGPYSHAADWWSLGILLFALATGKFPVAPEPDHCSMLRQVRRCPYEMPPSFSPAFSLLLAELMCKTPTRRLRTLERFQRQTFFLGTPFDCHLLQKTPMQRILELKQRPDRPERARRGLSSLAFSGFDCDLLQGSPSGTDPGQLLIQKRLLPPARAPPNKREVFV
- the LOC114782984 gene encoding fructose-bisphosphate aldolase C-B, coding for MTHQYPALSSEQKKELQEIAQRIVAPGKGILAADESTGSMAKRLNPIGVENTEENRRLYRQLLFTADQRIDSCIGGVIFFHETLYQSTDDGTNFAKLIKDRGIVVGIKVDKGVVPLAGTNGETTTQGLDGLSERCAQYKKDGADFAKWRSVLKISETTPSELAIMENANVLARYASICQQNGIVPIVEPEILPDGEHDLRRCQYVTEKVLAACYKALSDHHVYLEGTLLKPNMVTPGHACPTKFSNEEIAMATVTALRRTVPPAVPGVTFLSGGQSEEEASINLNAINICPLPKPWALTFSYGRALQASALGAWRGEKANEKAATEEFVKRAEANGLASQGKYVSKGGSGAAGKSLYVANHAY